One genomic segment of Gossypium arboreum isolate Shixiya-1 chromosome 3, ASM2569848v2, whole genome shotgun sequence includes these proteins:
- the LOC108474465 gene encoding serine/arginine-rich splicing factor RSZ21, with amino-acid sequence MSRVYVGNLDPRVTERDLEDEFRIFGVLRSVWVARRPPGYAFIEFDDRRDAIDAIRELDGKNGWRVELSHNSKGGGGRGGRRGGGEDLKCYECGEPGHFARECRSRYGSRGLGSGRRRSPSPRRRRSPSYGYGRRSYSPRGGRSPRRRSITPRRGRSYSRSPPYRYSRRDSPYANGD; translated from the exons ATGTCTCGGGTCTATGTTGGGAATTTGGATCCTCGGGTCACTGAGAGGGATCTCGAAGACGAGTTTAGGATTTTCGGCGTTCTCCGcag TGTATGGGTAGCTCGAAGGCCTCCTGGTTATGCGTTTATTGAGTTTGATGATCGCAGGGATGCTATTGATGCAATTCGTGAACTGGATG GAAAAAATGGTTGGCGAGTGGAACTTTCTCATAATTCAAAAGGTGGTGGAGGCCGTGGTGGGCGCCGTGGTGGGGGTGAGGATTTAAAGTGTTATGAGTGTGGTGAACCTGGTCACTTTGCTCGCGAATGCCGCTCGCGTTATGGATCACGAGGCCTGGGAAGTGGCCGGCGTCGAAGCCCCAGTCCTCGTCGCCGTAGGAGTCCAAGTTATGGGTATGGGCGCAG GAGCTATAGTCCACGTGGAGGAAGATCTCCTCGGCGCCGCAGCATAACACCTCGCCGTGGTCGGAGTTACAGCAGGTCGCCTCCATATCGTTATTCTCGTCGTGATTCACCTTATGCAAATGG AGATTAA